A window of Fibrobacter sp. UWR3 contains these coding sequences:
- a CDS encoding D-alanyl-lipoteichoic acid biosynthesis protein DltD: protein MMFGKNSKALAIALMAVAGITCAASAQTRVACVGNSITAGYGLGWQEDYPFRLQEMLGDSYKVQNFGVSSMTFANKGSSDNMSYWNTDKFKAALEFNPEIVVIELGTNDSKFFTNNCIENGQPQYNYNYGQYEKEQLYKDYEALLDTFMHLATSPRVVATLQPYSNNCGWGIMDTAIVNQINPIIEEVATRKGVEIIDLHSQFNTPAWFLADSVHPNATGAKELARIIKEGILKVPADTSGITPADTVPGVSDSTGTGDSTTAIRRNAQGFAGQDAQGWGMQDAQSLGSQDARRFDMQGRTMQKEYGRRSATPLVQKRRGAN, encoded by the coding sequence ATGATGTTTGGAAAGAATAGCAAGGCTTTGGCGATTGCTTTGATGGCAGTCGCGGGAATTACATGCGCCGCAAGCGCACAGACGCGCGTGGCGTGCGTAGGCAACAGCATCACCGCGGGCTACGGGCTCGGCTGGCAAGAAGACTACCCGTTCCGGCTGCAGGAGATGCTGGGCGATAGCTACAAGGTGCAGAACTTCGGCGTTTCTTCCATGACATTCGCGAACAAGGGCTCTAGCGACAACATGAGCTACTGGAACACCGACAAGTTCAAGGCGGCCCTCGAGTTTAACCCCGAGATAGTCGTCATAGAGCTCGGGACAAACGACAGCAAGTTCTTCACGAACAACTGCATCGAGAACGGACAGCCCCAATACAACTACAACTACGGACAGTACGAGAAGGAACAGCTGTACAAGGATTACGAAGCGCTGCTCGACACCTTCATGCACCTCGCGACAAGCCCGAGGGTCGTCGCGACACTGCAGCCCTATTCCAACAACTGCGGGTGGGGAATCATGGATACCGCAATTGTGAACCAGATCAACCCCATCATCGAGGAAGTCGCGACCCGGAAGGGCGTGGAGATTATCGACCTGCATTCGCAATTCAATACGCCCGCATGGTTTTTGGCCGACAGCGTGCACCCGAACGCGACCGGCGCGAAGGAACTCGCGAGGATTATAAAGGAAGGCATCTTGAAGGTGCCGGCGGATACTTCGGGAATTACGCCCGCGGACACGGTGCCCGGGGTAAGCGATTCGACCGGGACGGGAGATTCCACGACGGCAATCCGCAGGAATGCGCAGGGTTTCGCGGGGCAGGATGCGCAGGGTTGGGGGATGCAAGACGCGCAGAGTTTGGGGTCGCAGGATGCGCGCCGGTTCGACATGCAGGGCCGCACGATGCAAAAGGAATACGGCAGGCGTAGCGCGACTCCGCTCGTGCAGAAAAGGCGCGGGGCCAACTAA
- a CDS encoding low molecular weight protein-tyrosine-phosphatase: protein MPKILFVCHGNICRSPMAEFVMKKMVAELQDGAGLECADNDAAGSRGADIDDAGLKCADFEIASAATSTEEIGNPVYPPARRMLERHGIDCRGKTARQMTLRDYEYYDYIVLMDRNNLRNLRWILPPAIYERESAGGRASDLRRPHKKVSLLMDWTGNSRDVADPWYTGDFEATWNDVNEGCRAMLTSLRNGQA from the coding sequence ATGCCGAAGATCCTCTTCGTATGCCACGGCAACATCTGCCGGAGCCCGATGGCCGAATTCGTGATGAAGAAGATGGTCGCGGAACTGCAGGACGGCGCGGGTCTGGAATGTGCGGACAATGACGCTGCGGGTTCTAGAGGCGCGGACATTGACGACGCGGGTCTGAAATGCGCGGATTTTGAAATCGCGAGCGCCGCTACAAGCACCGAAGAAATCGGGAACCCGGTGTACCCGCCGGCAAGGCGCATGCTGGAACGCCACGGGATAGATTGCAGGGGCAAGACCGCCCGCCAGATGACCCTGCGGGACTACGAATACTACGACTATATCGTCCTGATGGACAGGAACAACCTGCGGAACCTCCGCTGGATACTGCCGCCCGCGATTTACGAGAGGGAAAGTGCCGGCGGACGCGCGTCGGACCTGCGCCGACCCCACAAGAAAGTTTCCCTGCTGATGGACTGGACCGGGAATTCGCGCGACGTAGCGGATCCGTGGTATACCGGAGACTTTGAGGCCACCTGGAACGACGTGAACGAGGGTTGCCGCGCGATGCTTACTTCTTTACGCAACGGACAGGCATAA
- a CDS encoding FISUMP domain-containing protein, translating into MLAVPFALIACGDDSSSASDDYSSASEVPSSSSRTECPESLAAGEFCDTRDFNVYATSEIGALVWMTGNLKYHVDGSRCLDDKESNCDSHGRLYSWTQAMDLDKSLLIGDASSKVSKPRHRGICPEGWHVPDTLEWLYLVDYAGGFSSLGKYGFSDTEPGFYSIYYYRYNPDYSFFHTAVEDSVDDWYVDYDRDYGLIQDRDYFTRVNSYYAILGEDGVKLSNQSKSHYAPLRCVKDTLLMEMKFRPVSSSSSSVEEPESSSSEPFNPCSVAKKSWEHLNPDFNYAVFIDGRDNQCYKTTRVAGLVMLAENLNYADSVAMPELRGANRCTQGLEENCESTGRLYTWEAAMEVCPDGWRLPTEAEIYDIWHATHSVLEVVSLEMRKEIDLEITDAYGLSFVPSGLYYVDDPYKEDGDETLLVKSSVWLSDNTEDGYAEAYQIHFEEYLDQTVEGELKTSFMPVRCVKK; encoded by the coding sequence TTGCTGGCGGTTCCGTTCGCCCTGATTGCCTGTGGCGATGACTCCAGTTCCGCTTCCGATGATTACAGTTCGGCTTCGGAAGTCCCGAGCAGTTCCTCACGAACGGAATGTCCGGAGTCTCTTGCGGCAGGCGAGTTCTGCGATACGCGCGACTTTAATGTTTATGCAACGAGTGAAATCGGCGCCCTCGTGTGGATGACGGGGAACCTGAAGTACCATGTGGATGGCAGCAGGTGCCTTGACGACAAGGAATCCAACTGCGATTCTCACGGTCGCCTTTATAGCTGGACGCAGGCGATGGATCTGGACAAGTCGCTCCTTATAGGCGACGCCTCGTCGAAGGTCTCGAAACCGCGTCACCGCGGGATTTGCCCCGAAGGTTGGCATGTGCCCGATACTCTCGAATGGCTCTATCTCGTGGACTATGCGGGCGGTTTTTCTTCGCTAGGAAAATACGGTTTCTCGGACACGGAGCCGGGCTTCTATTCCATCTATTATTACAGGTATAATCCGGATTACTCGTTCTTCCACACGGCGGTGGAAGATTCCGTCGATGACTGGTATGTTGATTACGATAGGGATTACGGCCTGATTCAGGACAGGGACTACTTTACGCGTGTCAACTCCTATTATGCAATACTTGGCGAAGATGGCGTAAAACTTTCGAACCAGAGCAAGTCGCACTACGCTCCGCTCCGCTGCGTCAAGGATACCCTGCTCATGGAAATGAAATTCAGGCCGGTAAGCAGTTCGTCTTCCTCCGTCGAGGAACCGGAATCCAGCAGCTCGGAACCCTTTAATCCCTGTTCCGTAGCAAAGAAGTCATGGGAACACCTGAATCCCGATTTCAACTATGCGGTGTTCATTGACGGGCGCGATAACCAGTGTTACAAGACGACGCGTGTGGCGGGACTCGTGATGCTCGCGGAAAACCTCAACTATGCGGATTCTGTCGCGATGCCGGAACTCCGCGGGGCGAACCGTTGCACGCAGGGGCTGGAAGAAAATTGCGAGTCTACGGGGCGCCTCTATACATGGGAAGCCGCGATGGAGGTGTGTCCGGATGGCTGGAGGCTCCCGACCGAGGCGGAAATTTACGATATCTGGCATGCGACGCACAGCGTACTCGAGGTGGTATCGCTCGAAATGCGCAAGGAAATCGATCTCGAAATTACGGATGCGTACGGGCTGTCGTTTGTGCCGTCGGGCTTATACTATGTGGACGACCCCTACAAGGAAGATGGCGATGAAACGCTCCTGGTAAAGTCGTCGGTATGGCTTTCTGACAATACGGAAGATGGCTATGCGGAGGCGTACCAGATCCACTTTGAGGAATATCTCGACCAGACGGTCGAAGGCGAACTCAAGACGAGCTTTATGCCTGTCCGTTGCGTAAAGAAGTAA